Proteins encoded by one window of Rubrobacter indicoceani:
- a CDS encoding class I SAM-dependent methyltransferase: MLVKPRSFVDFYRGLQNKEPKNILEVGMFEGGSLVLFDKLFSPEKLVGLDIRREPIEPLENYRRDRPHIKTFYGLSQNDPELRKTLGEEFPEGIDLVVDDASHHYEMSRATFHSCFPLVNPGGLYVIEDWSWSHQPGAQTDAHPWFKRPALTNLILDLLINVPNSPHLEKVTLHQDIVVVEKSLTPPETDIDLDEGHDRLRGHTLGSL, from the coding sequence GTGCTGGTCAAACCGCGCAGCTTTGTAGACTTCTACCGGGGACTGCAAAACAAGGAACCGAAGAACATTCTGGAGGTCGGGATGTTCGAGGGCGGTTCGCTCGTCCTCTTCGACAAACTGTTCTCGCCCGAGAAGCTCGTCGGGCTGGACATCCGCAGGGAGCCGATAGAACCGCTCGAAAACTACCGGAGGGACAGGCCGCACATAAAGACGTTCTACGGCCTCTCACAGAACGACCCGGAGCTTCGGAAAACTCTCGGCGAAGAGTTCCCGGAAGGCATAGACCTCGTCGTGGACGACGCCTCGCACCATTACGAGATGTCGCGGGCGACGTTTCATTCGTGCTTTCCGCTCGTAAACCCCGGCGGGCTGTACGTTATAGAAGACTGGTCATGGTCGCACCAGCCCGGCGCGCAGACCGACGCTCATCCCTGGTTCAAGAGGCCGGCCCTTACGAACCTGATCCTGGACCTTCTCATCAACGTGCCGAACAGCCCACACCTGGAAAAAGTAACCCTCCATCAAGACATCGTCGTGGTGGAGAAATCCCTCACGCCGCCCGAGACGGACATAGATCTGGACGAAGGTCACGACCGCCTCAGAGGCCACACGCTGGGGAGTCTTTGA